One window of the Anaeromyxobacter dehalogenans 2CP-C genome contains the following:
- a CDS encoding ABC transporter ATP-binding protein, with amino-acid sequence MTAHGPILRVERLCKSYGTTRAVDELSFQVAPGEIVGLLGPNGAGKTTTISMILGVLAPSAGGIRIDGIDLARRRSEALERTNFAAVYAPLPGNLTVSQNLTVFGLLYGVREVRARVEALLAELDLVAFRDTKTGVLSSGEQSRVTIAKAMLNAPRLLLLDEPTASLDPAVARELRARIRGVAAREGQGVLWTSHNMREVEEVCDRVLFLSHGRILLEGDPRTLPGEHGRASLEDLFITVAREPLALEQP; translated from the coding sequence GTGACGGCTCACGGCCCCATCCTGCGCGTCGAGCGCCTGTGCAAGTCCTACGGCACGACGCGCGCGGTGGACGAGCTCTCCTTCCAGGTGGCGCCGGGCGAGATCGTCGGGCTGCTCGGCCCGAACGGCGCGGGCAAGACGACCACCATCAGCATGATCCTCGGCGTGCTCGCGCCGTCCGCGGGCGGGATCCGCATCGACGGCATCGACCTGGCGCGCCGCCGCTCCGAGGCGCTCGAGCGCACGAACTTCGCGGCGGTGTACGCGCCGCTCCCCGGGAACCTGACCGTCTCCCAGAACCTCACCGTGTTCGGCCTGCTCTACGGCGTGCGCGAGGTCCGCGCCCGCGTCGAGGCGCTGCTCGCGGAGCTGGACCTCGTCGCGTTCCGCGACACGAAGACCGGCGTGCTCTCGTCGGGCGAGCAGTCGCGGGTCACCATCGCGAAGGCCATGCTGAACGCGCCGCGGCTGCTCCTGCTCGACGAGCCCACCGCGTCCCTCGACCCGGCCGTCGCGCGCGAGCTGCGCGCGCGGATCCGGGGGGTGGCCGCGCGCGAGGGGCAGGGCGTGCTCTGGACCTCGCACAACATGCGCGAGGTCGAGGAGGTCTGCGACCGCGTGCTGTTCCTGTCCCACGGCCGGATCCTGCTGGAGGGCGATCCGCGCACGCTGCCCGGCGAGCACGGGCGCGCGTCGCTCGAGGACCTGTTCATCACCGTCGCGCGCGAGCCGCTCGCGCTGGAGCAGCCGTGA